The Magnolia sinica isolate HGM2019 chromosome 9, MsV1, whole genome shotgun sequence genome contains a region encoding:
- the LOC131256010 gene encoding disease resistance protein RPP8-like codes for MEGLEKLTNLRDLGIDEIRGDVHMALSRSISKLVHLRSLSLSASYQLRIPAFESFSKHEHLYKMKLKGRLEKLPESHVFPPNLTELCLYYSKLERDPMVTLEKLPNLRSLYFHGFIEDVYTGKEMVCSAGGFPLLDTLTIGAFPELKEWRVEEGAMRNLRCLEISYCKRLKMLPDGLRYIITLQELKLEYMSEELKERVRKIEGKDWLKIQHIPSIFIQ; via the coding sequence ATGGAAGGGTTGGAGAAACTGACCAATTTGAGAGATTTGGGAATAGATGAAATACGAGGAGATGTCCATATGGCATTATCTCGTTCCATTAGTAAATTGGTCCACCTCAGATCATTGTCGCTAAGTGCAAGTTATCAATTGCGGATTCCGGCTTTTGAGTCCTTCTCAAAACATGAGCATCTatataaaatgaaattgaaagGACGCTTAGAGAAATTACCAGAGTCGCATGTATTCCCACCTAACCTCACTGAGCTTTGCTTGTATTATTCCAAATTAGAACGAGACCCGATGGTAACACTGGAGAAGCTGCCCAACCTTCGGAGTCTCTATTTCCACGGCTTTATTGAAGACGTTTACACAGGAAAGGAAATGGTTTGCTCTGCTGGAGGGTTTCCACTGCTCGACACTTTGACTATTGGTGCATTCCCTGAATTAAAGGAGTGGAGAGTGGAGGAAGGAGCTATGCGGAATCTTAGGTGTTTGGAGATTTCATACTGCAAAAGATTGAAGATGCTTCCTGATGGATTGCGATATATCATCACCCTTCAAGAATTGAAGTTGGAATACATGTCAGAAGAATTGAAAGAAAGAGTAAGAAAGATCGAGGGTAAGGATTGGTTAAAGATCCAACACATACCCTCAATTTTCATCCAATAA